The following coding sequences lie in one Alloacidobacterium dinghuense genomic window:
- a CDS encoding acetyl-CoA C-acetyltransferase, with amino-acid sequence MEEIVIVSGVRTPVGKFQGSLSDLSAMQLGAIAVREAVRRSGIDPATVDECIMGNVVSAGLGQNPARQAALNGGLASSVSAMTINKVCGSGLKAVALAAQAIQTGNSEIVVAGGMESMTNAPYLLPNARSGFRMGNSVAVDSMVNDGLWDSFNNYHMGQTAENVAEKYKITREEQDEYALNSHRKAIEAWKECRFKSQVVPVEIPAKKKGQAPTLFESDESIREDASIEALRALKPAFKKDGTVTAGNAPGVNDAAAALVVMSAARAKSLGLQPLVKIRAQATSGVDPAWVMMAPVTGVQKLLAKTGWTADSVDLFELNEAFSVQAIAVTRELGIPFEKVNVNGGAVAIGHPIGASGARVLITLIYEMMRRDAHRGVAALCLGGGNSVAMAVER; translated from the coding sequence ATGGAAGAAATCGTAATCGTTTCAGGTGTGCGCACCCCTGTTGGAAAGTTTCAGGGTTCGTTGTCCGATCTTTCAGCTATGCAGCTTGGCGCCATCGCAGTTCGCGAGGCGGTGCGGCGCTCCGGTATCGATCCTGCGACTGTCGACGAATGCATCATGGGCAATGTGGTCTCGGCGGGGCTCGGACAGAATCCGGCGCGTCAAGCGGCCCTCAACGGCGGCTTGGCATCCTCCGTGAGTGCGATGACGATCAACAAGGTTTGCGGATCGGGATTAAAGGCCGTCGCGTTAGCGGCGCAGGCGATTCAGACCGGGAACTCGGAGATCGTGGTTGCGGGCGGAATGGAGTCGATGACCAACGCTCCGTACCTGTTACCCAATGCGCGTAGCGGCTTTCGCATGGGGAATTCTGTTGCGGTGGATTCCATGGTCAACGATGGGCTGTGGGATTCGTTCAACAACTATCACATGGGGCAGACCGCGGAGAACGTCGCGGAGAAGTACAAGATCACGCGCGAAGAGCAGGACGAATATGCTCTGAACTCGCATCGCAAGGCAATAGAGGCCTGGAAGGAATGCCGATTTAAGTCTCAGGTCGTTCCGGTAGAGATTCCCGCGAAAAAGAAGGGGCAGGCGCCGACGCTGTTTGAGAGCGACGAGTCGATTCGCGAAGACGCGAGTATCGAGGCGCTACGCGCGCTGAAGCCCGCGTTCAAGAAAGATGGCACAGTGACCGCGGGAAATGCTCCGGGAGTAAACGATGCGGCCGCAGCGCTGGTGGTGATGTCGGCGGCCAGGGCGAAGTCACTCGGACTTCAGCCTCTGGTGAAGATTCGCGCCCAGGCGACAAGCGGGGTTGATCCGGCATGGGTGATGATGGCTCCCGTGACCGGCGTGCAGAAGCTCTTGGCCAAGACTGGGTGGACGGCTGACAGCGTGGATCTTTTCGAGTTGAACGAAGCATTTTCCGTCCAGGCGATTGCCGTGACGCGCGAGCTTGGCATTCCATTCGAGAAGGTGAATGTAAACGGTGGCGCGGTGGCGATCGGGCATCCCATTGGCGCAAGCGGCGCGCGCGTGCTGATAACGCTGATCTACGAGATGATGCGCCGGGATGCGCATCGCGGGGTTGCAGCGCTGTGTCTGGGCGGAGGCAACTCTGTAGCAATGGCGGTGGAGCGCTGA
- a CDS encoding L-serine ammonia-lyase: protein MKTSLFDLFKIGIGPSSSHTMGPMRAARRFVSSLETAGLLDRTNRVCAELYGSLALTGIGHGTDRAVLLGLSGEDPATIDPEAIEPKLERIRSSHQLLLAGRKAIPFAERTDLLFHRDTMFPEGAQTHHPNGVRFSAYDDSGAMLASEIFFSIGGGFIISDAEGTSSSPLMTTAQLPYPFRSAAELLQMAADKRLTIWELMLENESALRSAEEVRNGILRIWSVMQGCIDRGMRTEGILPGGLNVRRRAPRLAQRLRDKGSSDPLAPLDWVTVYAMAVNEENAAGGRVVTAPTNGAAGVVPAVARYYRDFIPGADDEGILRYFLVSAAIGILYKENASISGAEVGCQGEVGVACSMAAGGLMAAMNGTNGQIEHAAEIGMEHNLGMTCDPIGGLVQIPCIERNAMGAVKAVHACRIALNESESHKVSLDQVIKTMYLTGLDMQSRYKETSLAGLALNVIEC, encoded by the coding sequence GTGAAGACGAGTCTTTTTGATCTATTTAAGATCGGCATCGGGCCATCCAGTTCGCACACGATGGGCCCGATGCGGGCCGCACGCCGTTTTGTTTCCTCGCTAGAGACCGCTGGCTTACTGGATCGCACGAATCGCGTGTGCGCAGAGTTGTACGGCTCTCTGGCGCTCACCGGAATTGGGCACGGCACCGATCGCGCCGTGCTGCTGGGGCTTTCCGGAGAAGACCCAGCAACCATCGATCCTGAAGCGATCGAACCAAAGCTGGAGCGAATCCGCAGCTCGCATCAACTGCTGCTCGCCGGACGCAAAGCGATCCCGTTCGCCGAAAGAACCGATCTGCTCTTTCACCGTGACACGATGTTTCCGGAAGGTGCGCAGACACATCACCCCAACGGCGTCCGTTTCTCAGCCTATGACGACAGCGGCGCGATGCTTGCGAGCGAGATCTTTTTCTCGATTGGCGGCGGCTTCATCATTTCGGATGCGGAAGGCACGAGCAGTTCCCCTCTGATGACAACCGCACAGCTGCCATACCCCTTCCGGAGCGCAGCAGAGCTGCTCCAGATGGCAGCGGACAAACGGCTGACGATTTGGGAACTGATGCTCGAGAATGAATCGGCACTTCGCTCAGCAGAAGAAGTGCGCAATGGCATTCTTCGCATCTGGAGCGTCATGCAGGGCTGCATCGATCGCGGAATGCGCACGGAGGGTATCCTGCCGGGTGGGTTGAATGTTCGCCGGCGCGCCCCACGTCTGGCGCAACGGCTGCGGGATAAGGGGTCGTCCGATCCGTTAGCGCCGCTCGACTGGGTCACGGTCTACGCCATGGCAGTGAATGAAGAGAATGCGGCTGGAGGTCGCGTCGTGACCGCTCCGACGAACGGAGCCGCGGGTGTGGTGCCTGCTGTGGCTCGATATTATCGTGATTTCATTCCCGGCGCAGACGACGAAGGAATTCTTCGCTACTTCCTGGTGTCGGCTGCCATCGGCATTCTGTACAAAGAAAATGCTTCGATCAGCGGCGCCGAGGTCGGTTGCCAGGGAGAAGTCGGTGTTGCCTGCTCCATGGCGGCCGGCGGACTGATGGCTGCCATGAACGGAACCAATGGCCAGATTGAACACGCCGCGGAAATCGGCATGGAGCATAACCTGGGCATGACCTGCGATCCTATTGGCGGCCTCGTGCAAATTCCCTGCATCGAGCGCAATGCTATGGGAGCGGTGAAGGCTGTGCACGCATGCCGCATCGCGCTCAATGAGTCGGAAAGCCACAAGGTCTCGCTCGATCAGGTCATCAAGACGATGTACCTCACAGGACTCGACATGCAATCGCGCTACAAAGAGACATCGCTCGCCGGACTCGCCCTGAATGTAATCGAGTGCTGA
- a CDS encoding ferredoxin--NADP reductase: protein MDRQLFTARLQQKLLLSEAAQCYHLEFSIDELSHFDFAAGQFISCVAVDDKGKTQTRAYSIASAPRANQFDLCINRVQNGFFSNLLCDLEPGQTLQIHGPHGLFMLRQPLTDSIFIATGTGIAPIRGFVEWLFPESGEDRSQGRPVWLVYGTRHEPQIYYRKYFEKVAAEHHNFHYLSTLSRPHDGWEGLHGYVQNHVAEIVTERARKHSEPVVTVAEPTGFDIHAYICGLNNMVSANREKLKELGWQRKQIIFERYD, encoded by the coding sequence TTGGACAGACAACTCTTTACTGCTCGGCTTCAGCAGAAACTATTGCTCTCCGAAGCGGCGCAGTGTTATCACCTCGAATTCTCCATCGACGAGCTTTCGCACTTCGACTTTGCGGCGGGCCAGTTCATCTCCTGCGTCGCAGTCGACGACAAGGGAAAGACGCAAACCCGCGCATATTCCATCGCTTCGGCCCCGCGCGCAAACCAGTTCGATCTGTGCATAAACCGTGTCCAAAACGGCTTCTTCTCAAATCTGCTCTGCGATCTCGAACCGGGACAGACTCTCCAGATTCATGGCCCCCACGGCCTGTTCATGCTACGTCAACCGCTGACTGACTCCATCTTCATCGCCACCGGAACCGGCATCGCGCCGATCCGCGGATTCGTGGAGTGGCTTTTCCCGGAGTCCGGCGAAGACCGCAGCCAGGGGCGCCCCGTCTGGCTCGTCTATGGCACGCGCCACGAACCTCAAATCTATTACCGAAAGTATTTTGAGAAAGTCGCAGCGGAACACCACAACTTCCACTACCTTTCGACGCTGAGCCGCCCACACGACGGATGGGAGGGATTGCACGGATACGTTCAGAACCACGTCGCTGAAATCGTTACCGAGCGTGCCAGGAAACACTCAGAGCCGGTCGTGACCGTGGCTGAGCCAACCGGCTTCGACATCCATGCCTACATCTGCGGCTTGAACAACATGGTCTCCGCTAACCGCGAGAAGCTGAAAGAACTAGGTTGGCAACGCAAGCAGATTATCTTCGAGCGCTACGATTAA
- a CDS encoding YifB family Mg chelatase-like AAA ATPase yields the protein MLFKALSAAVYGIDANIIDVEVDFSGIKTTEDHFHTVGLPDAAVRESRDRVRAAIKNSGFDVPPTHITINLAPADIKKEGSGFDLPMAIGILGAYGALQLRDLSQFLLVGELGLDGGLRSVSGMLPVAVAARERGIKNLVIPKANAREAAVVEGVNVYPVESLNQVRELLNAAGNGGIHTEPFRMQTAEMLGELQHFHVDFADVRGQQTAKRALEVAAAGSHNILMIGPPGSGKTMLAKRLPSILAPLSFEEALETTKIHSVAGVLDADAGLVTQRPFRAPHHTISDAGLIGGGAVPRPGEVSLAHNGLLFLDELPEFPRNVLEVMRQPLEDRNVVIARASMSLTFPSAFMLAAAMNPCPCGYFNDKSRECSCTPPMIQRYVSKVSGPLLDRIDIHIEVPAVQYRELRAGAASESSAVIRSRVLAAREIQRERFTKASEKIYSNAQMSTRQIRSFCELGPDAERLLERAMQQQGLTARAHDRILKVARTIADLEGAPSITVPHIAEAIQYRTLDRSYWS from the coding sequence ATGCTATTTAAGGCCCTTAGTGCCGCAGTGTACGGCATCGACGCCAACATTATCGATGTTGAAGTTGATTTTTCCGGGATCAAGACGACCGAAGACCACTTTCATACCGTGGGTCTGCCGGACGCCGCGGTACGCGAGAGCCGCGACCGTGTTCGCGCCGCGATCAAGAACTCTGGATTCGACGTACCGCCGACGCACATCACGATCAATCTGGCTCCAGCCGATATCAAGAAAGAAGGGTCTGGGTTCGATCTCCCGATGGCGATCGGCATTCTCGGAGCCTACGGCGCATTGCAGCTCCGCGACCTGAGCCAGTTTCTCCTGGTCGGTGAGCTGGGTCTGGATGGTGGCTTGCGCTCAGTCTCCGGAATGCTGCCGGTCGCGGTCGCAGCACGCGAACGCGGAATCAAGAATCTCGTGATCCCCAAAGCCAACGCAAGAGAAGCGGCGGTAGTGGAGGGCGTGAATGTTTATCCAGTCGAGTCTCTCAACCAGGTACGCGAACTGCTGAATGCGGCAGGCAATGGAGGCATTCACACCGAGCCATTTCGGATGCAGACCGCAGAGATGCTGGGTGAGCTGCAGCATTTTCACGTCGACTTCGCCGATGTTCGCGGTCAGCAGACGGCGAAGCGTGCCCTCGAAGTAGCGGCTGCAGGCAGCCACAACATCCTGATGATTGGGCCGCCCGGCTCAGGCAAGACCATGCTGGCGAAGCGGCTGCCCTCGATTCTCGCGCCGCTCAGCTTCGAAGAAGCATTGGAGACGACGAAGATTCACTCCGTCGCCGGAGTTCTCGACGCGGACGCAGGACTGGTGACGCAGCGGCCCTTTCGCGCGCCGCACCATACGATCTCCGATGCCGGGCTGATCGGCGGCGGTGCGGTTCCGAGGCCGGGCGAAGTTTCGCTGGCGCACAACGGCCTGCTGTTTCTCGACGAACTGCCGGAATTTCCACGCAATGTTCTCGAAGTAATGCGACAGCCGCTGGAAGACCGCAACGTTGTCATTGCGCGTGCTTCCATGTCGTTGACCTTTCCTTCGGCCTTCATGCTCGCGGCGGCGATGAATCCCTGTCCCTGCGGATATTTCAATGACAAGTCGCGCGAGTGCTCGTGTACCCCGCCGATGATCCAGCGCTATGTGTCGAAAGTTTCAGGACCCCTGCTCGACCGCATCGACATTCATATCGAAGTGCCAGCCGTACAGTATCGCGAACTGCGTGCAGGAGCGGCGAGCGAAAGCTCAGCGGTTATCCGGTCGCGGGTGCTGGCTGCGCGGGAGATTCAACGCGAGCGCTTCACCAAAGCGTCAGAGAAGATTTATTCGAACGCGCAGATGAGCACACGGCAGATTCGCAGCTTCTGTGAACTGGGACCGGACGCGGAGCGCCTGCTGGAGCGAGCCATGCAGCAGCAGGGGCTTACGGCGCGCGCGCATGACCGCATTCTCAAAGTCGCCCGCACCATTGCCGATCTTGAAGGCGCACCGTCCATCACAGTGCCCCATATCGCAGAAGCGATTCAATATCGAACGCTGGATCGGAGTTACTGGAGTTAA
- a CDS encoding TonB-dependent receptor yields the protein MAAGLLYFASFAAVAQTPVVLTVSDENGLAVSGAQVTVSEPGRPDLALQTDYAGRCSYASRQNAPYQLRIEKPGFYQVLKSGVDAHLEEVAVVLTHEQVIQQEVNVTASTVGIDPEQTSLKSTMNTPEIVNIPYPTSRDIRNLLPFNPGVVQDASGQVHVAGSETYATLDLLDGFDIRSPLSGQLAMRVSADAVRSIDTEITRYPVSFGKATGGVIAFYTGMGDNKFRFNATDFLPSFHDVNGIRFDKFVPRFTFSGPIVKNRAWFFDGLETEYDNIYIQELPSNADTNHLIRGSNLAKAQVNITPANILSGGFLFNDYHSPYDGISSLTPQESTTKRDTVAWLPYLRDQHTFANGALLDTGFGYVRFRDGYEPRGDQPYALTPELSQGSYFENQVSHSHREEGIANLYLPPRQWLGRHDLRTGIDLDHVDFDVHVSRAPVNYLREDGTLSRRSVFPYFAPFTRHNVETGVYLQDRWLARPGLMIEPGLRFDWDEIIRRPLFSPRVAIAYAPGSNPTTKLSAGIGLYYEHTQLEYLMRALAGIRYDTYYATDGVTPVSGPLETIFQANDNLLHQTHTINWSLGIEQKLPSEIYASVNFLEKRTNNGFVYANQNGLAALSGIYLLTNQRSDHYDSVEFHARHTFASGYTLFASYMWSSAHTNAALDYLPTVSVLGPQQSGPLAWNSPNRLISWGWLPFLLPKFKKSWDFVYTAQWQSGFPFTAVNAARQVVGAAGAYHFPDYVSFSPGLEWRFHFRGAYFGLRGVLENATDSKDPGVVNNVVDSPMFGTFSEFQGRAVTGRLRLIGAK from the coding sequence ATGGCCGCTGGCCTTCTTTACTTTGCCTCCTTTGCGGCTGTTGCGCAGACTCCCGTGGTCCTCACTGTCTCCGACGAAAATGGGCTGGCCGTCTCCGGCGCGCAGGTTACGGTTTCCGAACCGGGGCGTCCCGATCTTGCGTTGCAGACCGACTACGCGGGCCGCTGCTCTTACGCATCGCGCCAGAACGCTCCATACCAGCTTCGCATCGAGAAACCGGGCTTCTATCAGGTCCTCAAATCCGGGGTGGACGCGCATCTTGAAGAAGTGGCAGTTGTGCTCACACACGAGCAGGTCATCCAGCAGGAGGTGAATGTCACAGCTTCAACGGTCGGAATCGATCCCGAACAGACATCGCTCAAGAGCACGATGAATACGCCGGAGATCGTCAACATTCCCTACCCAACGTCGCGCGACATTCGCAACCTCCTGCCATTTAATCCCGGCGTTGTTCAGGATGCATCCGGTCAGGTTCATGTTGCTGGATCAGAAACCTACGCAACCCTTGATCTGCTGGATGGCTTCGATATTCGCTCCCCGCTCAGTGGACAGTTGGCCATGCGCGTAAGCGCCGACGCTGTCCGCTCCATCGATACCGAAATCACGCGCTATCCCGTCTCTTTCGGCAAAGCCACTGGCGGAGTCATCGCGTTTTACACCGGCATGGGGGACAACAAGTTTCGCTTCAACGCCACCGACTTTCTTCCCTCCTTTCACGATGTGAATGGAATCCGCTTCGATAAGTTCGTCCCGCGCTTCACTTTTTCCGGCCCCATCGTAAAGAATCGTGCATGGTTCTTCGATGGGCTGGAGACGGAATACGACAACATCTACATTCAGGAGCTACCCTCCAACGCCGACACAAACCACCTGATACGCGGCAGCAATCTCGCCAAAGCGCAGGTGAACATCACGCCCGCCAATATTCTCTCCGGCGGATTTCTCTTCAACGACTACCACTCGCCCTATGACGGAATCTCGTCGCTGACACCGCAGGAAAGCACAACGAAGCGGGATACAGTCGCGTGGCTGCCATACCTGCGCGATCAGCACACCTTTGCGAACGGCGCGCTGCTCGACACGGGCTTTGGATACGTGCGCTTTCGCGATGGTTATGAGCCACGCGGCGACCAGCCCTACGCACTGACGCCTGAACTCTCGCAGGGCAGCTATTTTGAAAACCAGGTCTCTCACTCGCATCGTGAAGAGGGCATAGCAAACCTCTATCTGCCGCCACGGCAATGGCTCGGACGCCACGATCTAAGAACCGGCATCGATCTTGACCACGTTGACTTTGACGTTCATGTATCACGCGCGCCAGTGAACTACCTGCGTGAAGACGGAACGTTGTCGCGCCGCAGCGTCTTCCCCTATTTCGCGCCGTTCACCAGGCACAATGTCGAGACGGGCGTATATCTTCAGGACCGCTGGCTCGCGCGCCCCGGTCTGATGATCGAGCCGGGATTGCGTTTCGATTGGGACGAGATCATTCGGCGTCCGCTGTTTTCGCCTCGCGTCGCGATCGCCTACGCGCCCGGCTCGAATCCTACGACCAAACTCTCAGCCGGCATCGGACTCTACTATGAGCACACGCAGCTTGAATATCTGATGCGCGCCCTCGCCGGCATCCGCTACGACACGTACTACGCGACTGACGGCGTCACTCCCGTGAGCGGACCGCTCGAAACCATTTTTCAAGCAAACGATAATCTGCTGCATCAGACACACACCATCAACTGGAGCCTCGGCATCGAGCAGAAATTGCCGAGTGAGATTTACGCGAGCGTGAATTTTCTTGAGAAGCGAACCAACAATGGCTTCGTTTACGCCAATCAGAACGGCCTCGCAGCGTTGTCTGGAATATATCTGCTGACCAATCAAAGAAGCGACCATTACGACTCGGTGGAGTTCCATGCCCGCCACACCTTCGCCAGCGGATACACGCTCTTTGCTTCCTACATGTGGTCGTCGGCGCACACAAATGCGGCGCTCGATTATCTGCCAACCGTGTCCGTGCTCGGCCCGCAGCAGAGCGGTCCTTTGGCCTGGAATTCGCCGAACCGCCTCATTTCCTGGGGCTGGCTGCCTTTCCTGCTTCCGAAATTCAAGAAGAGTTGGGACTTCGTTTACACGGCACAATGGCAGTCTGGATTTCCCTTCACTGCCGTCAACGCCGCCCGACAGGTGGTCGGAGCGGCTGGCGCATACCACTTTCCCGACTATGTCTCGTTCAGCCCCGGCCTTGAGTGGCGCTTCCATTTTCGTGGTGCGTATTTCGGTCTCCGTGGCGTCCTCGAAAACGCAACCGACAGCAAAGATCCCGGCGTCGTAAACAACGTCGTCGACTCGCCGATGTTCGGCACATTCAGCGAGTTTCAGGGCAGGGCAGTCACGGGCCGCCTTCGGCTGATTGGAGCGAAATAG
- a CDS encoding class I SAM-dependent methyltransferase, giving the protein MSGRRQLCSNGGGALTVGFTGRVDSYRQFRPRYPEAVAALLEKECGLNSLSQIADVAAGTGLLAEVFLARGFQVVAVEPNTEMRSACETLVQEYPRFRCVDGAAEATGLPSYSFDLITVGQALHWFDLDRTRVEFSRTLRPGGWCAVIYNERRLGGDAFHDGYERLLREFGIDYETVQRQHLTPDRIHGFFAPSEMRRAAFSNAQLLTLEALEGRIVSSSYMPKPGHQRHAAMLTAIATLFESHADNGRVRLEYDCVVSYGQL; this is encoded by the coding sequence GTGTCTGGGCGGAGGCAACTCTGTAGCAATGGCGGTGGAGCGCTGACCGTAGGGTTCACCGGACGCGTGGACAGCTATCGCCAGTTCCGGCCTCGTTATCCAGAAGCGGTGGCCGCGCTGCTTGAAAAGGAATGCGGGCTGAATTCTCTCTCACAGATTGCAGATGTCGCTGCCGGAACCGGATTGCTCGCAGAAGTCTTTCTGGCTCGCGGCTTCCAAGTGGTTGCCGTTGAACCGAACACGGAGATGCGTTCGGCCTGCGAAACACTCGTTCAGGAGTACCCACGATTTCGCTGTGTGGATGGTGCGGCAGAAGCGACCGGCCTGCCGTCTTATTCTTTCGATCTCATCACAGTCGGCCAGGCGCTGCATTGGTTTGATCTGGATCGCACGCGCGTCGAATTTTCGCGGACTCTGCGACCGGGCGGCTGGTGCGCGGTGATCTATAACGAGCGCCGTCTTGGTGGAGATGCTTTCCACGACGGATACGAGCGGCTGCTGCGCGAATTCGGCATCGACTATGAAACCGTGCAGCGTCAGCACTTGACCCCAGATCGAATCCACGGCTTCTTCGCCCCTTCCGAGATGCGCCGTGCTGCCTTTTCGAATGCGCAACTGCTCACGCTTGAGGCATTGGAGGGTCGGATCGTTTCTTCCTCATACATGCCAAAGCCAGGTCATCAGCGACATGCGGCGATGCTGACTGCGATTGCCACGCTATTCGAAAGCCATGCAGACAATGGCCGTGTCCGGCTGGAGTACGACTGCGTGGTCTCCTACGGCCAGCTCTGA
- a CDS encoding diflavin oxidoreductase, whose protein sequence is MSTQPQKYTRNNPYISRMLVNVLVTGAGSEKETRHIELELEPGMEYTPGDAVGIVPENRPLEVAEVLEKLHFKGDERVLDHYKVEISLEEALRTRLAIGKLTRSAVNAYAKVAPESVPGYAALKTLTLPDNRSLAEEYIWGREFIDLITEYPGGITQPQQLFTILARLTPRMYSIASSQSWVKDAVHTIVRVVYYTSYQRDRQGLCSGHLGKRAPEGSTMPIFLHSNNNFRLPENTDTPVIMIGPGTGIAPFRAFLQHRKAHGHKGENWLFFGEQRRASDFLYREDLEGMFTDGILTRFDTAFSRDQAHKIYVQDRMREHAAELFNWLERGAHFYVCGDANRMAKDVETALLEAIAKGLNGTPEAAQEYLAAMKKAKRHQTDVY, encoded by the coding sequence ATGAGCACACAGCCGCAAAAGTACACCCGAAACAATCCCTATATCTCGCGCATGCTGGTCAACGTGCTGGTAACTGGAGCCGGCTCGGAAAAAGAGACACGTCATATCGAGCTGGAGCTTGAGCCCGGCATGGAATACACGCCAGGCGACGCCGTCGGCATCGTGCCTGAGAACCGGCCTTTAGAAGTGGCCGAGGTTCTTGAGAAGCTTCACTTCAAAGGCGATGAGCGCGTATTGGATCACTACAAAGTCGAGATCAGTCTGGAGGAAGCGCTGCGCACGCGGCTGGCTATCGGCAAGCTCACTCGAAGTGCTGTGAATGCGTATGCAAAGGTCGCTCCAGAATCAGTCCCCGGATATGCTGCTCTGAAAACATTGACGCTGCCCGACAACCGTTCTTTGGCTGAAGAGTATATCTGGGGCCGTGAGTTCATCGATCTCATCACGGAGTATCCCGGCGGAATCACGCAGCCGCAGCAGTTGTTTACCATACTGGCCCGACTCACTCCGCGCATGTATTCGATTGCGTCGTCGCAATCATGGGTGAAGGATGCCGTGCATACAATCGTGCGCGTTGTTTACTACACAAGCTATCAGCGTGATAGGCAGGGGCTGTGTTCCGGACATCTGGGAAAGCGCGCGCCCGAAGGCAGTACGATGCCGATCTTTCTGCATTCGAACAACAACTTCCGCCTCCCGGAAAACACCGATACGCCGGTCATCATGATCGGTCCGGGAACGGGAATCGCGCCGTTTCGCGCCTTTCTGCAACACCGCAAGGCGCATGGCCACAAAGGCGAGAACTGGCTTTTCTTCGGCGAGCAGCGGCGCGCGTCTGATTTTCTCTATCGCGAAGACCTCGAAGGAATGTTCACGGACGGCATTCTCACGCGATTCGATACAGCCTTTTCCCGCGACCAGGCGCACAAAATTTACGTGCAGGATCGCATGCGGGAGCATGCTGCGGAACTGTTCAACTGGCTGGAGCGAGGCGCACATTTTTATGTATGCGGTGACGCGAATCGCATGGCGAAGGACGTGGAAACGGCGCTCCTGGAGGCCATTGCCAAAGGTTTGAACGGTACGCCGGAAGCAGCGCAGGAGTATCTCGCAGCGATGAAGAAGGCGAAACGCCATCAGACAGATGTCTATTAA